One window of the Actinomyces wuliandei genome contains the following:
- a CDS encoding O-antigen polysaccharide polymerase Wzy family protein, which produces MSLLTSNSPSAPHGASAPSSASRQTTAGQTALRVLTANLALAFMILWGQCDWRWGALLFMWLNLLMYSLSPRRRSVFFSGFLVSFFLLLLSQATLERIFHYPSSHAEPAALPTTVTILLIGLAASAAGYFLAGLPGVPRSVAAARSAGQRSRAAVIRARSWAARALHDRAHVRAAALAIIVLNFPLSAFWLVSTIARTGISGYLSLYTTDYIDQNAGILNLLGEYSSDFAFVAYLIYLATMPPRNEMILPTTLLAVIKSLYLMVGVRREFTVFAIVVVCYVVLRNRIDPGQGWFTRRTALTSTVSAVALMLLFTAMESLRGNGSSSSIVEFLYNQGVSVRVIDNVVVFGDRLPDQFYLAYFAHYGLVGRLLGVPSLQGNSFERAEIGGSLSHSLSRIALGDHAYLTGVSTGTSYLAEGYVQYGMVGVLGLALVVGAVLRYVDGLASTSYISNSLRMLMLPSLIWLPRGPATDFIGILVAPTTIMALVAIVGVVWISRGLETLRSRRQIGYRPHRPLLRQRGRRA; this is translated from the coding sequence ATGAGCCTGCTCACATCCAACTCCCCGTCAGCACCGCACGGCGCCTCCGCGCCGTCGTCTGCCAGCAGGCAGACGACGGCGGGCCAGACTGCGCTCAGGGTCCTGACCGCGAACCTGGCCCTGGCGTTCATGATCCTGTGGGGGCAGTGCGACTGGCGGTGGGGCGCCCTCCTGTTCATGTGGCTCAACCTGCTCATGTACAGCCTGAGCCCCCGACGACGCTCCGTGTTCTTCAGCGGGTTCCTCGTCTCCTTCTTCCTGCTTCTTCTGAGCCAGGCAACCCTGGAGCGGATCTTTCACTACCCCTCCTCGCACGCCGAGCCAGCCGCCCTGCCCACAACCGTCACCATTCTTCTCATCGGGCTCGCGGCCTCCGCGGCGGGGTACTTCCTGGCAGGCCTGCCCGGCGTGCCGCGCTCCGTCGCCGCCGCGCGCAGCGCCGGCCAGCGCAGCAGGGCTGCCGTCATACGTGCCCGGTCGTGGGCTGCCCGCGCGCTGCACGACCGGGCACACGTCAGGGCCGCCGCCCTGGCCATCATCGTCCTCAACTTTCCGCTCAGCGCGTTCTGGCTGGTCTCCACAATCGCCAGAACGGGTATCTCGGGATACCTCAGCCTTTACACCACCGACTACATCGACCAGAACGCGGGGATTCTCAACCTGCTCGGGGAGTACTCCTCGGACTTCGCGTTCGTCGCCTATCTCATCTACCTGGCCACGATGCCACCACGCAACGAGATGATCCTGCCCACCACCCTTCTGGCCGTCATCAAGAGCCTGTACCTCATGGTAGGTGTGCGCAGGGAGTTCACCGTGTTCGCGATCGTCGTCGTGTGCTACGTCGTCCTTCGTAACCGGATCGACCCGGGTCAGGGATGGTTCACACGGCGGACAGCCCTGACGTCCACTGTGAGTGCTGTGGCCCTGATGCTCTTGTTCACCGCCATGGAGAGCCTCCGTGGCAACGGCAGCTCGTCGTCCATCGTGGAGTTTCTCTACAACCAAGGAGTCTCTGTCCGGGTCATTGACAACGTGGTCGTGTTTGGTGACCGTCTGCCAGACCAGTTCTACCTGGCCTACTTCGCCCACTACGGCCTGGTCGGACGCCTCCTCGGCGTCCCGTCGTTACAGGGCAACTCCTTCGAGCGGGCGGAGATAGGCGGGTCGCTGTCGCACTCCCTGTCCCGCATCGCCCTGGGCGACCACGCCTACCTGACCGGGGTGAGCACCGGGACGTCGTATCTTGCCGAAGGATACGTGCAGTACGGAATGGTCGGCGTGCTCGGCCTCGCCCTCGTCGTCGGGGCCGTGCTCCGTTATGTCGACGGGCTGGCCAGCACCTCCTACATCTCCAACTCCCTGCGTATGCTGATGCTTCCGTCACTGATATGGCTGCCCCGCGGCCCAGCCACTGACTTTATCGGCATCCTCGTGGCCCCGACCACGATCATGGCGCTGGTCGCCATAGTCGGGGTCGTCTGGATATCCCGTGGCCTAGAGACCCTCAGAAGCAGGAGGCAGATCGGCTACCGGCCCCACAGGCCGCTCCTCAGGCAACGTGGCAGGAGAGCGTAG
- a CDS encoding lipopolysaccharide biosynthesis protein, protein MGTLWRFLRNSGIFVLGTVLSKLIAFIMLPLYTAVVPPADFGYYDLSVTYLTVICEGLFLNIWVVILRQMYKSRKDEVRALQAGSLVFLGSTAAYALLLVAATLLLDIRYIGLIALLGIVQNIEYVYKHACRGMRRNWDYAISGVIASLVMMAMNVLLLVGLSWDFRALYVSTIIAFLCEVVYIELRAGVVRKMLTSDWGWGVVPSARSMLALAVPVGLNALVYWTINSMNRAVVGAVLDLSQNGLFAIAMRFGSVMMLVIMAMTYAWQDLAFERSRAHSKFFGRAAAVYGTALFLGLALLVPAMKVVFPLVTDPQYSQAMTVVPFALAVSTLSGYSNFMVNIFYAIEKNRETLWAIGIAGAVNMVCVVPMVQLWGLVGACLSTVVGYSSGIVYMLYRLRREIGMRVDYRGPSAAIGVVSASMLVFQLGGTFANLLMSGVVLAACAYALVRMTRNERGGRRRPS, encoded by the coding sequence ATGGGGACACTGTGGCGGTTCCTGAGGAACTCAGGAATCTTTGTGCTGGGAACAGTCCTGTCAAAACTGATCGCCTTCATCATGCTCCCGCTGTACACGGCGGTCGTTCCTCCAGCCGACTTTGGCTACTACGACCTGAGCGTGACCTACCTGACCGTCATCTGCGAGGGGCTCTTCCTGAACATATGGGTGGTCATCCTGAGGCAGATGTACAAGAGCAGGAAGGATGAGGTCCGGGCGCTGCAAGCGGGGTCACTCGTGTTCCTCGGGTCGACAGCCGCCTATGCACTGCTCCTCGTCGCCGCGACGCTGCTGCTTGACATCAGGTACATCGGCCTGATCGCGCTCCTTGGCATCGTCCAGAACATCGAGTACGTGTACAAGCACGCCTGCCGTGGTATGAGGCGAAACTGGGACTACGCCATCTCCGGGGTGATCGCCTCCCTGGTCATGATGGCAATGAACGTCCTTCTCCTGGTCGGCCTCTCCTGGGACTTCCGAGCCCTCTACGTGTCCACGATCATCGCCTTCCTGTGCGAGGTCGTCTATATCGAGCTCCGCGCGGGGGTCGTGAGGAAGATGCTGACCAGCGACTGGGGCTGGGGAGTGGTGCCCTCAGCCAGGTCCATGCTGGCCCTGGCCGTACCAGTTGGGCTCAACGCCCTGGTCTACTGGACCATCAACTCCATGAACCGTGCCGTAGTTGGCGCGGTCCTTGACCTGTCCCAAAACGGCCTGTTCGCCATCGCCATGCGCTTCGGCTCGGTGATGATGCTCGTCATCATGGCCATGACCTACGCTTGGCAGGACCTCGCCTTCGAGAGGTCGCGGGCGCACAGCAAGTTCTTCGGGCGTGCTGCGGCTGTCTACGGTACCGCGCTCTTCCTGGGCCTGGCCCTGCTTGTTCCCGCTATGAAGGTCGTGTTCCCGCTGGTCACCGACCCGCAGTACTCGCAGGCGATGACGGTCGTCCCATTTGCTCTCGCCGTGTCAACACTCAGCGGTTACTCCAACTTCATGGTGAACATCTTCTACGCGATCGAGAAGAACAGGGAGACCCTGTGGGCCATCGGGATCGCGGGCGCGGTCAACATGGTGTGCGTCGTGCCCATGGTCCAGCTGTGGGGCCTCGTCGGCGCCTGCCTGTCCACCGTCGTCGGCTACAGCTCAGGTATCGTCTACATGCTCTACCGTCTTCGCAGGGAGATCGGCATGCGCGTGGACTACCGGGGACCCTCTGCCGCCATTGGCGTGGTCTCGGCATCCATGCTGGTTTTCCAGCTCGGAGGCACCTTCGCCAACCTTCTCATGAGTGGCGTCGTCCTGGCCGCCTGCGCGTACGCTCTTGTGCGCATGACCCGCAACGAACGAGGTGGACGACGGCGGCCATCGTGA
- a CDS encoding glycosyltransferase — MDQTSSSGSPARPRVLVGGMTENAGGKEAFILSAFRLLRDSYSFTFLVDRDAVAHQEELLAAGARIARVPARRQHPVGYVRAVSRLVRAGGFYAVWLHQTVISSIEPLVAARAAGVPVRVLHSHSSANMSGRLSGVLHRIQRPLTGLYANRRYACSAEAAQWLFGNAPWTFVPNIFDPAPFSFDADRRAHVRRQLGLHPQERAVIHVARLGPAKNHAFDLRIMEALRAMGVHARLLLCGDGPYREDLAADVQRLSLDDMVTFLGPRKDVPDLLQAADVMILPSTFEGLPYTALEAQAAGLPLLLSQAVSTSAQVGGQVTVLDLAGGAVPWARAIASLDPRAHLARPNAVKGSPFDAGAALPRFQGLLAADAPRES, encoded by the coding sequence GTGGATCAGACCTCGTCATCTGGCTCACCAGCCCGTCCCCGGGTCCTTGTTGGCGGCATGACCGAGAACGCCGGAGGCAAGGAGGCCTTTATCCTCTCCGCGTTCCGTCTGCTCAGGGACAGCTACAGCTTTACCTTCCTGGTGGACCGTGACGCCGTAGCGCACCAGGAGGAGCTCCTGGCGGCTGGCGCCAGGATAGCCAGGGTCCCCGCAAGGCGGCAGCACCCCGTGGGCTACGTGCGCGCAGTGTCCCGGCTGGTGCGCGCAGGGGGCTTCTACGCTGTGTGGCTCCACCAGACGGTCATCAGCAGCATCGAGCCACTTGTTGCCGCCAGGGCAGCCGGAGTACCGGTGCGAGTACTTCACTCCCACTCGTCAGCAAACATGTCGGGGAGACTGTCAGGTGTGCTCCACCGCATCCAGCGCCCACTCACCGGCCTGTACGCAAACCGCCGCTACGCCTGCTCTGCGGAGGCGGCGCAGTGGCTCTTCGGCAACGCCCCGTGGACGTTTGTCCCCAATATCTTCGACCCGGCCCCCTTCTCCTTCGACGCGGACCGCCGTGCCCACGTGCGCAGGCAGCTGGGCCTGCACCCTCAGGAGAGGGCCGTCATCCACGTCGCGCGACTGGGTCCGGCGAAGAACCACGCCTTTGACCTGCGCATCATGGAGGCGCTACGTGCCATGGGGGTCCACGCCCGGCTGCTCCTGTGCGGCGACGGTCCCTACCGTGAGGATCTCGCCGCCGACGTCCAGAGATTGTCACTCGACGACATGGTCACCTTTCTGGGCCCCCGCAAGGACGTGCCTGACCTCCTGCAGGCTGCGGACGTCATGATCCTTCCCTCGACGTTCGAGGGCCTGCCCTACACGGCACTTGAGGCCCAGGCTGCTGGGCTGCCGTTGCTGCTGTCACAGGCGGTCAGTACCAGCGCGCAGGTCGGCGGGCAGGTCACGGTACTCGACCTCGCGGGGGGGGCTGTGCCGTGGGCTCGGGCTATCGCCTCCCTGGACCCCCGCGCGCACCTCGCACGGCCAAATGCCGTCAAGGGCTCACCATTTGACGCCGGAGCCGCACTTCCTCGCTTTCAAGGGCTGCTCGCAGCAGACGCACCAAGGGAGTCGTGA
- the ilvC gene encoding ketol-acid reductoisomerase, whose protein sequence is MAAEKFYEDDADLSVIQSKKVAVIGYGSQGHAHALNLRDSGVEVAVGLREGSSSAAKAQEEGLPVKTVAEATAWADVVVVLAPDQVQATLYSTEIEPHIRPDSALLFSHGFNIHFGYIKPSAGIDVVMVAPKGPGHTVRREFEAGRGVPVLVCVEQDSSGSAWDLVLSYAKAVGGTRAGAIRTTFREETETDLFGEQAVLCGGVSQLIQYGFETLTEAGYQPEMAYFEVCHELKLIVDLIVEGGISKQRWSCSDTAEYGDYVSGPRVITPEVKEHMKEVLSDIQDGSFAKRFMDDQAAGAPEFKKLRAVGESHPIETTGREVRSMFAWRADVDKDYTEGSVAR, encoded by the coding sequence ATGGCAGCTGAGAAGTTCTACGAGGATGACGCCGACCTCTCCGTCATCCAGTCCAAGAAGGTCGCCGTTATCGGCTACGGCTCCCAGGGGCACGCCCACGCCCTGAACCTGCGCGACTCCGGGGTCGAGGTGGCTGTGGGGCTGAGAGAGGGCTCCTCCTCTGCGGCCAAGGCCCAGGAGGAGGGGCTCCCCGTCAAGACCGTGGCAGAGGCGACGGCATGGGCCGACGTCGTTGTCGTCCTGGCGCCGGACCAGGTGCAGGCTACGCTGTACTCCACCGAGATCGAGCCTCATATCAGGCCGGACTCGGCCCTTCTGTTCTCCCACGGCTTCAACATCCACTTCGGCTACATCAAGCCGTCGGCAGGCATTGACGTCGTCATGGTCGCTCCCAAGGGGCCGGGGCACACCGTGCGCCGTGAGTTCGAGGCCGGTCGCGGCGTGCCAGTCCTGGTCTGTGTGGAGCAGGACTCCTCCGGCTCCGCCTGGGACCTGGTGCTGTCCTACGCCAAGGCCGTAGGCGGGACCCGGGCAGGTGCGATCAGGACGACGTTCCGCGAGGAGACCGAGACGGACCTCTTTGGTGAGCAGGCAGTTCTGTGCGGGGGCGTCTCTCAGCTCATCCAGTACGGTTTCGAGACCCTCACTGAGGCTGGCTACCAGCCTGAGATGGCCTACTTCGAGGTCTGCCACGAGCTGAAGCTCATTGTGGACCTCATTGTTGAGGGCGGCATCTCCAAGCAGCGCTGGTCCTGCTCTGACACGGCCGAGTACGGTGACTACGTCTCGGGGCCCCGGGTCATCACCCCGGAGGTCAAGGAGCACATGAAGGAGGTTCTCTCCGATATCCAGGACGGGTCCTTCGCCAAGCGTTTTATGGACGACCAGGCTGCGGGTGCCCCGGAGTTCAAGAAGCTTCGGGCCGTCGGCGAGTCGCATCCTATTGAGACGACAGGACGTGAGGTCCGCTCCATGTTCGCCTGGCGGGCAGACGTGGACAAGGACTACACGGAGGGTTCTGTCGCGCGCTGA
- a CDS encoding polysaccharide biosynthesis tyrosine autokinase, with protein MELWDLLALARRRIGTVLLLPVLGVLLAVGLLYLTPTTYTASSSAYVSVAVSEEDTMTTRYSDAADLAEKKATAVVPVFTSTRLAQAVINDLGLDETPEQLASNITATNVTGTVTINVTVTASSRDDALQIADAVITHSAEEIRGLEGEVSPVTVVPLASAELSGVSVSPSPGRYIGLGAVGGLLAGLLLVFGASVMDNRLQSVGEASRATGSPALGALPVKLTRDTDRLLARIRELVLYTGSGRLPARTVLVASAAGDCGAWKVALELARATALAGQPTVLVDARMRSTETGRPLTEPGLSEVLQGRSRLSDAVTGSEVPGLLVMKAGAAASDPTALLASPRMEEALSVLSRDRCVIVAGPALYPGAEGLLVSRLVDRIVVVARFKQTTTDQLEHATEALRRESHEISGVILNDVPSSFLSRVRYGEFNEAA; from the coding sequence ATGGAACTATGGGATCTTCTCGCGCTGGCACGGCGACGCATCGGCACGGTCCTCCTGCTGCCCGTGCTGGGCGTCCTCCTGGCAGTCGGGCTTCTTTACCTCACGCCCACCACCTACACCGCCAGCTCGAGCGCCTACGTGTCCGTCGCCGTCAGTGAGGAGGACACCATGACGACGAGGTACTCCGACGCGGCAGACCTGGCAGAGAAGAAGGCAACCGCTGTCGTCCCGGTCTTCACCTCGACCAGGCTGGCCCAGGCAGTCATCAACGATCTAGGCCTCGACGAGACACCGGAGCAGCTGGCCTCTAACATCACGGCCACCAACGTGACCGGCACGGTGACGATCAACGTGACGGTCACCGCCTCCTCCCGTGATGACGCCCTGCAGATCGCCGACGCTGTGATCACTCACTCGGCGGAGGAGATCAGGGGGCTGGAGGGCGAGGTCTCACCTGTGACGGTCGTCCCCCTGGCGTCGGCGGAGCTCTCAGGCGTCTCCGTCAGCCCCTCACCGGGGCGCTACATCGGCCTCGGGGCCGTCGGGGGCCTCCTGGCCGGGCTTCTCCTCGTGTTCGGGGCCTCGGTGATGGACAACCGTCTCCAAAGCGTTGGAGAGGCGTCGCGCGCAACCGGGTCTCCAGCACTGGGAGCCCTTCCCGTCAAGCTGACACGGGACACGGACCGGCTGCTGGCCAGAATCCGAGAACTGGTGCTCTACACAGGCTCGGGACGTCTGCCTGCCCGTACGGTGCTGGTGGCCTCAGCGGCCGGGGACTGCGGCGCGTGGAAGGTCGCCCTGGAGCTGGCACGGGCCACGGCGCTGGCCGGCCAGCCCACGGTCCTGGTCGACGCCAGGATGCGCAGCACGGAGACGGGGCGTCCCCTGACGGAGCCAGGCCTGTCGGAGGTGCTCCAGGGCAGGAGCCGCCTGAGCGACGCCGTAACAGGTTCCGAGGTACCAGGTCTTCTGGTGATGAAGGCCGGGGCTGCCGCATCGGACCCGACAGCGCTCCTAGCCTCCCCTCGTATGGAGGAGGCCTTGTCGGTGCTGTCCCGGGACCGCTGCGTCATCGTCGCCGGGCCTGCCCTCTATCCAGGGGCCGAGGGTCTTCTCGTCTCCCGGCTGGTCGACCGTATCGTCGTCGTCGCCCGCTTCAAGCAGACCACGACCGACCAGCTGGAGCACGCCACCGAGGCCCTGCGGCGTGAGAGCCACGAGATAAGCGGGGTCATCCTCAACGACGTGCCCTCGTCGTTCCTGTCGCGGGTACGGTACGGAGAGTTCAACGAGGCGGCATGA
- a CDS encoding 3-isopropylmalate dehydrogenase, which translates to MTTISLAVIPGDGIGKEVVPEGMKVLDAVLRGTGVDLVTSCYDLGAERWHRTGETLTDDDLDSIRQHDAILLGSVGDPSVPSGILERGLLLRLRFAFDHYINLRPSRYYPGVPTPLADPGEIDFVVVREGTEGLYCGNGGTVRRGTPQEIATEVSVNTAFGVERVVRYAFAKAALRPARHLTLVHKHNVLVYAGDLWRRTVEAVSADYPEVQVDYVHVDAATIYMVTDPGRFDVIVTDNLFGDILTDEAGAVTGGIGLSASGNINPSGTFPSMFEPVHGSAPDIAGQGIADPTATVLAVALMLEHLGHQKAAQQVEAAVEQDMKARVGTLSRSTGDIGDAIAEAVRR; encoded by the coding sequence ATGACGACGATCAGCCTGGCGGTTATTCCTGGTGACGGTATCGGCAAGGAGGTCGTACCCGAGGGCATGAAGGTTCTGGACGCCGTCCTCCGAGGCACAGGCGTGGACCTGGTGACCTCGTGCTACGACCTGGGTGCTGAGCGCTGGCACCGTACTGGTGAGACGCTCACGGACGACGACCTGGACTCCATCAGGCAGCATGACGCGATCCTCCTCGGTTCCGTGGGGGATCCGTCGGTGCCCTCAGGGATCCTGGAGCGAGGACTGCTGCTGCGCCTGCGATTCGCCTTTGACCACTACATCAACCTGCGTCCGTCCCGGTACTACCCAGGTGTTCCGACACCGCTGGCTGATCCCGGTGAGATCGACTTTGTCGTGGTCAGGGAGGGAACAGAGGGACTGTACTGTGGCAACGGTGGGACAGTCCGTAGGGGAACCCCTCAGGAGATTGCGACGGAGGTGAGCGTCAACACGGCCTTTGGCGTGGAACGTGTGGTGCGATACGCCTTCGCCAAAGCCGCGCTCCGGCCTGCGCGGCATCTGACCCTGGTCCACAAGCACAACGTCCTCGTCTATGCTGGCGACCTGTGGCGTCGCACCGTGGAGGCGGTCTCTGCTGACTACCCCGAGGTCCAGGTCGACTACGTCCACGTGGACGCCGCCACAATCTACATGGTCACCGACCCGGGGCGTTTCGACGTCATCGTCACTGACAACCTGTTCGGAGACATCCTCACCGATGAGGCCGGTGCCGTTACTGGCGGTATCGGGTTGTCGGCGTCGGGCAACATCAACCCGTCAGGTACCTTTCCCTCAATGTTTGAGCCAGTGCACGGGTCCGCCCCGGACATTGCGGGGCAGGGGATCGCGGATCCTACTGCCACAGTCCTGGCGGTAGCCCTGATGCTGGAGCACCTCGGTCACCAGAAGGCGGCGCAACAGGTCGAGGCCGCTGTCGAGCAGGACATGAAGGCGCGCGTGGGCACTCTGAGCCGCTCGACCGGCGATATTGGTGATGCTATTGCTGAGGCGGTGAGGCGTTAG
- a CDS encoding DegT/DnrJ/EryC1/StrS family aminotransferase has protein sequence MIPFSPPTLTEDDIEAVVSVLRSGWITTGHVGRELEAALTAYTGCAGTVTLSSATAALELALRLCDVGPGDEVVVPAYTYTASAAVVHHVGATMVLVDTEPGSCVPSPERILAAVSPRTKAVITVDLAGVPFDTRPLAEALTGQGSCSGGLQHSLGRPVLIADGAHSLGARLEHAAVGEMADLTAFSFHAVKNLTTAEGGALQWRTGLPADHGDIERSLRLLSLHGQSKDALAKTTGTSWEYDIEVLGWKANMPDVLAALGLSQLARYDSIVERRLEMVSLYQKGLSDTGITLLPHQRPGMRSSAHLAIATLPVPGVEERNAFIDRMRHHSVATNVHYKPLPMLTAYKRLGLNASDFPHAASFYATEVTLPLHMALTDDDIAQVCHAARASLTGSR, from the coding sequence ATGATCCCATTCTCTCCACCTACCCTGACCGAGGACGACATTGAGGCCGTCGTCTCGGTCCTGCGCTCTGGCTGGATCACGACGGGGCACGTCGGACGTGAGCTCGAGGCTGCCTTGACGGCCTACACCGGCTGCGCAGGCACCGTGACCCTCAGCTCGGCGACCGCCGCTCTCGAGCTGGCCCTGAGACTGTGCGACGTGGGTCCAGGAGATGAGGTCGTCGTCCCCGCCTACACCTACACCGCCAGTGCCGCCGTAGTGCACCATGTAGGTGCGACCATGGTCCTGGTAGACACCGAGCCAGGCTCCTGCGTCCCCTCCCCCGAACGCATTCTCGCTGCCGTGTCACCCCGGACCAAGGCCGTCATCACCGTCGACCTGGCTGGCGTCCCCTTCGACACGCGTCCCCTCGCCGAGGCCCTCACCGGGCAGGGCAGCTGCTCCGGGGGCCTGCAGCACTCGCTGGGCCGACCAGTCCTCATCGCTGACGGCGCCCACTCCCTGGGGGCGCGCCTGGAGCACGCCGCTGTGGGGGAGATGGCGGACCTGACCGCCTTCTCCTTCCACGCCGTCAAGAACCTGACCACTGCCGAGGGCGGGGCACTGCAGTGGCGCACCGGGCTGCCCGCCGACCACGGCGACATCGAGCGCTCGTTGCGCCTGCTGTCCCTTCACGGACAGTCCAAGGACGCCTTGGCCAAGACCACAGGGACGTCGTGGGAGTACGACATCGAGGTCTTGGGGTGGAAGGCCAATATGCCCGACGTCCTGGCCGCGCTGGGGCTGTCCCAGCTGGCGCGCTACGACAGCATCGTCGAGCGTCGGCTGGAGATGGTGTCTCTGTACCAGAAAGGGCTCAGCGACACAGGTATCACCCTGCTCCCTCACCAGCGGCCCGGGATGCGATCCAGCGCCCACCTCGCGATCGCCACGCTTCCTGTGCCCGGCGTCGAGGAGCGTAACGCCTTTATCGACCGGATGCGCCACCACAGCGTGGCGACGAACGTCCACTACAAGCCGCTGCCCATGCTGACTGCCTACAAGAGGCTGGGCCTCAACGCCAGCGACTTCCCTCACGCGGCCTCCTTCTACGCCACGGAGGTGACCCTGCCCCTGCACATGGCACTGACCGACGACGACATCGCCCAGGTATGCCACGCAGCACGTGCCTCACTCACAGGATCACGATGA
- a CDS encoding branched-chain amino acid aminotransferase, with protein MTETAGSAYDPPSTPLEHAAAAPVPDADSLAGRFVLSRSVSPASAAERAQALQDLHFGSAFTDHMVHARWTRAAGWQDHAVVPYAPVPLSPAAAVLHYAQEVFEGIKAYRHADGTVWTFRPRYNAVRMNASARRMALPEIPEEDFIASLVDLVRVDSLWVPEGAGESLYLRPFAFASEPFLGVRASEVVDYYVIASPAGSYFPHGLEPLSIWVTTGYHRAGRGGTGAAKTGGNYASSLLPQQEAYSRGCDQVCFLDDVTQSSVEELGGMNIMVVSADGTVRTPRLTGTILEGSTRSAIMTLFREEGRAVLEETITLAGLLEDIRDGRVSEVFACGTAAVVVPIGRLAGEDFEVTIAGRQVSRQVYEHLTGIQYGTREDTHGWMYRLL; from the coding sequence ATGACCGAGACTGCCGGCTCCGCCTACGATCCTCCGTCCACCCCTCTGGAGCATGCTGCGGCCGCCCCGGTCCCAGACGCTGACTCCCTGGCAGGTCGTTTCGTGCTGAGCCGCAGCGTCAGCCCGGCCTCGGCTGCTGAGCGGGCGCAGGCGCTTCAGGACCTGCACTTCGGCTCGGCCTTTACTGACCACATGGTGCACGCCCGGTGGACTCGTGCGGCTGGGTGGCAGGACCACGCGGTGGTCCCCTACGCTCCTGTGCCCCTGTCTCCGGCTGCGGCAGTCCTGCACTATGCCCAGGAGGTCTTTGAAGGTATCAAGGCCTATCGCCATGCCGACGGGACGGTATGGACGTTCCGACCTCGGTACAACGCGGTACGCATGAATGCCTCGGCACGTCGCATGGCGCTTCCCGAGATTCCTGAGGAGGACTTCATCGCCTCCCTGGTGGACCTGGTCCGCGTGGATAGCCTCTGGGTTCCTGAGGGTGCGGGGGAGTCCCTGTACCTGAGGCCCTTTGCGTTCGCCTCCGAACCCTTCCTGGGAGTGCGGGCCTCCGAGGTGGTGGACTACTACGTCATCGCCTCCCCGGCGGGCAGCTACTTCCCGCACGGGCTGGAGCCGCTCAGCATCTGGGTCACGACGGGATACCACCGGGCAGGACGGGGTGGGACCGGGGCTGCCAAGACGGGAGGGAACTACGCGTCCTCGCTGCTGCCCCAGCAGGAGGCCTACTCCCGGGGCTGCGACCAGGTCTGCTTCCTTGACGACGTGACCCAGAGCAGTGTCGAGGAGCTGGGGGGCATGAACATCATGGTCGTCAGTGCCGACGGCACGGTACGTACTCCGCGACTTACCGGCACCATCCTTGAGGGCTCGACCCGCTCGGCCATCATGACGCTGTTTCGGGAGGAGGGGCGCGCTGTACTTGAGGAGACTATCACTCTGGCCGGGCTGCTGGAGGACATCCGTGACGGGCGGGTGTCGGAGGTCTTCGCCTGTGGGACTGCTGCGGTAGTGGTGCCGATCGGTCGGCTGGCAGGTGAGGACTTCGAGGTGACTATTGCCGGGAGGCAGGTGTCGCGACAGGTGTACGAGCACCTGACAGGAATCCAGTACGGCACGCGTGAGGACACCCACGGCTGGATGTACCGGCTGCTCTGA